One window of Camelus dromedarius isolate mCamDro1 chromosome 18, mCamDro1.pat, whole genome shotgun sequence genomic DNA carries:
- the LOC105101463 gene encoding eukaryotic translation initiation factor 1A, Y-chromosomal has translation MPKNKGKGGENRRRGKNENKSEKRELVFKEDGQEYAQVIKMLGNGRLEALCFDGVKMLCHIRGKLRKKVWVNTSDIILVGLRDYQDNKADVILKYNADEARSLKAYGELPEHANVNETDTFGPGDDDEIQFDDIGDEDEDIDDI, from the coding sequence ATGCCCAAGAATAAAGGGAAAGGAGGTGAAAATAGACGCAGAGGTAAGAATgagaataaatctgaaaaaagagaGCTGGTGTTCAAAGAAGATGGGCAAGAGTATGCTCAAGTAATCAAAATGTTGGGAAATGGACGATTAGAAGCGTTGTGTTTTGATGGTGTAAAGATGTTATGTCACATCAGAGGGAAATTGAGAAAAAAGGTTTGGGTAAATACCTCAGACATTATATTGGTTGGTCTACGAGACTACCAGGATAATAAAgctgatgtaattttaaaatacaatgcggatgaggctagaagtctgaaggCATATGGCGAACTTCCAGAACATGCTAACGTCAATGAAACTGATACATTTGGCCCTGGAGATGATGATGAAATCCAATTTGATGACATTGGAGATGAAGATGAAGACATTGATGACATCTAA